Proteins co-encoded in one Merismopedia glauca CCAP 1448/3 genomic window:
- a CDS encoding L,D-transpeptidase → MVIAIPFLDSWAIASPQANQPNSPKQTTVINNNSTPTGNIQLQTNPSVLPSSPTLDNPATTPIQNLKLVLKLKERRLYLYRGDKLEVKYTVAVGKPGWETPTGNFKIIQKIKDPAWAHPFKKGVVLPPGPENPLGKRWVAFWTDGTNSIGFHGTPNESVMGRAVSHGCVRMRNRDVVALYDRVSLGTSVIVEP, encoded by the coding sequence ATGGTAATCGCAATACCTTTTCTGGATAGTTGGGCTATAGCTTCTCCCCAAGCTAATCAACCCAATAGTCCTAAGCAAACTACAGTTATCAATAATAATTCTACTCCTACAGGAAATATTCAGTTACAAACTAATCCTTCTGTCCTGCCATCATCTCCAACTCTAGACAACCCAGCTACCACCCCAATTCAAAATCTGAAGTTAGTCTTAAAATTGAAAGAACGTCGCCTTTATCTATATCGGGGAGACAAATTAGAAGTAAAATACACTGTGGCTGTAGGTAAGCCGGGATGGGAAACACCAACGGGAAATTTCAAGATTATTCAGAAGATTAAAGATCCAGCTTGGGCGCATCCCTTTAAAAAAGGCGTTGTTTTACCTCCAGGACCAGAGAATCCTTTAGGAAAAAGATGGGTGGCTTTTTGGACAGATGGAACTAATTCTATTGGTTTCCACGGTACGCCGAATGAAAGCGTGATGGGAAGGGCTGTATCTCATGGTTGTGTGAGAATGCGTAATCGAGATGTTGTAGCTTTATACGATCGCGTTTCTTTGGGTACATCGGTCATTGTAGAACCTTGA
- a CDS encoding serine/threonine-protein kinase → MIGQLLGGHYQIIRPLGRGGLAETFLAIDLHLPDRPHRVVKELKPQSSHPLVLETAKILFEREAQVLYKLGIHNQIPALYAHFEEEDRFFLVEEFVPGHDLSEELIPGKQLSENEVIDLVRDLLEALAFVHQNHVIHRDIKPSNLIRRETDGKIVLIDFGAVKQVSTQVLNTQGQVSTTIVVGTPNYMPGEQQHGNPQFSSDIFAVGIVAIQALTGVPPAQLPVDSNTLEIIWRDRTSASPRLANILDKMVRYDFRQRYSSAVEALEAVNELRKPLGRTIPYFKGSGGKPVPKTLWWTILGGGVGAIVLGLLVSQLIFKPHLQSIPYQNSQLGIELQRPETWDFKDTSSIIHGKSVEFTPPITDNSGNTQTKLTLTKEELTSNQDLAEYTEALKKEIINNNSQSQIVSEGQYILAGKTGYRLIYTHTQDGKELKCMQVWFLDNFQVYSFNYQAEVGKFDKDLDIVEEMIKSLKLTQS, encoded by the coding sequence ATGATTGGACAACTTCTAGGCGGACATTACCAGATTATTAGACCTCTAGGTAGAGGTGGACTAGCAGAAACTTTTCTGGCTATCGATCTACATCTTCCCGATCGCCCCCATCGGGTGGTAAAAGAACTAAAACCCCAGTCAAGTCATCCTTTGGTACTGGAAACGGCGAAGATACTGTTTGAAAGAGAGGCTCAAGTTCTCTACAAATTGGGGATTCACAACCAAATTCCCGCTTTATATGCCCACTTTGAAGAAGAAGATCGGTTTTTCTTAGTAGAGGAGTTTGTTCCAGGACACGATCTTAGTGAAGAATTGATTCCTGGAAAACAACTTAGTGAAAATGAAGTTATAGATCTAGTTAGAGATCTTCTCGAAGCTTTAGCTTTTGTACATCAAAATCACGTTATTCATCGAGATATTAAGCCTTCTAACCTAATTCGACGGGAGACAGATGGTAAAATCGTTCTGATTGATTTTGGTGCGGTTAAACAAGTTAGTACTCAAGTTCTTAATACCCAAGGACAAGTCAGTACCACAATCGTAGTTGGCACTCCCAATTATATGCCTGGGGAACAACAGCATGGTAATCCTCAGTTTAGCAGCGATATTTTTGCTGTGGGGATAGTGGCGATTCAGGCGTTAACTGGAGTTCCTCCGGCTCAATTACCAGTAGATAGTAATACCCTAGAGATAATCTGGCGCGATCGCACTTCTGCTAGTCCTCGTTTGGCTAATATTTTGGATAAGATGGTGCGTTATGATTTCAGACAACGCTATTCTTCAGCAGTTGAAGCACTAGAAGCGGTTAATGAGTTACGCAAACCCCTAGGGCGTACTATTCCTTACTTTAAAGGTTCTGGTGGGAAACCTGTCCCTAAAACCTTATGGTGGACGATACTGGGAGGTGGAGTTGGGGCGATCGTTTTGGGATTATTGGTTAGTCAGTTAATCTTCAAACCCCATCTTCAAAGCATTCCCTACCAAAATTCTCAACTTGGGATTGAACTCCAACGTCCAGAAACCTGGGATTTTAAAGATACAAGTAGTATTATTCATGGTAAATCTGTAGAGTTTACGCCGCCAATAACTGATAATTCGGGAAATACTCAAACTAAACTTACTCTGACTAAAGAAGAACTAACATCAAACCAAGATTTAGCAGAATATACCGAGGCTCTCAAAAAAGAAATTATCAATAATAATTCACAATCTCAGATAGTTAGTGAAGGACAATATATTTTAGCTGGGAAAACTGGATATAGGTTGATTTATACCCATACTCAAGATGGCAAAGAATTGAAATGTATGCAAGTTTGGTTCTTGGATAACTTTCAAGTTTATTCTTTTAATTATCAAGCTGAAGTCGGCAAATTTGATAAGGATCTTGATATAGTTGAAGAGATGATTAAATCTTTAAAACTCACTCAATCTTGA
- a CDS encoding PCP reductase family protein, with product MKNSDLTGRLEWTPSAKIKFNNIPFFAKAQARQRIEQLARINGQNLVTEELVEQARSEFGQ from the coding sequence ATGAAAAATTCTGATTTAACAGGTCGCCTAGAGTGGACACCATCTGCTAAAATCAAGTTCAATAATATTCCTTTTTTTGCTAAAGCTCAAGCGAGACAACGGATTGAGCAATTAGCTAGAATTAATGGGCAAAATCTAGTTACTGAAGAATTAGTAGAACAGGCTCGTTCAGAATTTGGTCAATAA